In Methermicoccus shengliensis DSM 18856, a single genomic region encodes these proteins:
- a CDS encoding MTH1187 family thiamine-binding protein, translating to MVIAEISIVPLGTNSPSVSKYVAEAVKLIEQSGLAYELTPMGTVVEGELGQVLELLKRVHEVPFLMGAQRVVSTIRIDDRRDVQRGMREKVNSVKSKLEP from the coding sequence ATGGTAATAGCCGAGATTTCGATAGTGCCCTTGGGCACGAATAGCCCAAGCGTGTCTAAATACGTGGCAGAGGCGGTCAAGCTCATCGAGCAGAGCGGGCTGGCATACGAGCTCACACCCATGGGCACTGTTGTGGAGGGGGAGCTGGGGCAGGTGCTCGAGCTGCTAAAACGAGTGCACGAGGTACCGTTCCTCATGGGCGCTCAAAGGGTGGTGAGCACCATAAGGATAGACGACCGCAGGGATGTGCAGAGGGGCATGCGTGAGAAGGTGAACTCGGTCAAGAGCAAGCTCGAGCCATGA
- a CDS encoding acylphosphatase, whose product MEDRVCMHAFVSGKVQGVWFRSFVQQRALELRLTGFVRNLPDGRVEVVAEGPFQQLEQLEAALWEGPPLAKVVSVEVRYNPPTGRFHGFVIRR is encoded by the coding sequence ATGGAAGATAGGGTGTGCATGCATGCCTTCGTGTCTGGAAAAGTGCAGGGGGTGTGGTTCAGAAGCTTTGTGCAGCAGAGGGCGTTGGAGCTCAGGCTCACGGGGTTTGTGCGCAATCTTCCAGATGGCAGGGTGGAGGTGGTGGCAGAAGGACCGTTCCAGCAGCTCGAGCAGCTCGAGGCAGCCCTCTGGGAAGGACCACCGCTTGCCAAAGTGGTTTCCGTGGAGGTGAGGTACAATCCTCCCACCGGGAGGTTCCATGGGTTCGTGATAAGGAGATGA